The Gemmatimonadaceae bacterium DNA window AAGAGTGGTGTCCCCTTGTCGTTCAATGTCACGACGGGAACGGAGAAGTCCAGGTCATTCGATCGGTCGACTTGGCCCTCGGGAGACCAAGTCGGCGGGCGCAGGGGAACAACGAGCGTGTTCGTGTAGCCACATGCCTGACCAAGTCGGCGCGCCATGTCCACGGCTTCGCCCCGAAAGCCCGCGATCCAGGTATCGCCGTTCGGCGCCCATGCAGCGTTCGCCGTCCGCGCCTGCTCTCCCAGTCCTATGAAGTAGCGTTCAGGTGCCTCGCGCACGCGCCGGCTCACCTCAGCGAGCGCGTCACCCGGCGTGATAGGAATGCGCTTCATCACGGCAAATGGTCGCCCCAGGCAGACGATCAAACGTCGTCGCGACGCTGGATCGGCGAATGTCCCCTTCACGATCGCTTGCGCGCGGGACAGCCACGCCTCGCCGTCATGGACCTCGATCGACAGCGACTGATCCAGCGCGTGTTCTTCCCAACCAGACGCTCGAAGGCAACGGAGGGCATTACCTTCGATCACCACCACATCAGCCTGCGAACGCCGTTGCGATCGCCACGCGTGGGTGAACATCAACCGCATGGGATCTCCTGCTCGGTCGCCTTCCGATGTTGCTCGACCGTGCGAACGAGTCGACGAGCGACGACTACATGGGCTCCGTCCCGAACCACACGGAACCGAACTGCCGCGCATAGCGCACCTACCGGTGCCGGAATTGCAAAGACAACCTCCCATCCGACCGGGAGCCGCTCTTGGTGACTCAGGGCGACGGTTCGCTGGGAGAGCACGGCAGACGTCCGCCCCGTCCACAACGGGGCATCATCGACTCCCACGTAGGCCGGGAGCAGTCGCCGGTACGGGGCGAACTCCGGAATGTCCAAGAGTTGCTCGAGCGAGGCGATGCGGCCGTCTGCCGGTCCCCACAGCCCAAGCGACTGGTATCCTGGACGCTCCCGCCCGCCGGGTCGAACATCGCCGTCCCGGTCACGCCAGTCCATGAGCAGGTCGTACAGGCGATCGGCGTCCGATCCAGCCATGTCGATCAGTGCGCTTCGCAGCGCCATCGTATCCGCTCCGTTCACGTCGACCTGGTCGCCGAGCGGTCGGATGGAATGCAGACACGGTGACGTCGTGACAGGGGGTATCGAATCAGCGAGCGTCGCCCAAACGGCATCCTGTTGGTCCGTGGTCGCAGCGGCGCCCAGCCGCGCCTGCGTGGCGCTGATCAACGCCGCCGCGCATCCTTCCGCCTGAAATTGCGCGCGCACCAGAAACTGTCGATTCGCAGACTGCGAGAGTGCGCTCGCCGCCAGCTGACGAGCCGCGACGGCAATCACCGACAAGCTCGTGAGCGCGACGAGTACCACCAGTAGCGCGGCGCCCCGTCTCATCGTGCGGTCTCTCGCATGCGAACCACGGTCGTCTCCGCCGCTGACACGATCGCGATACCTCGTGGATACCGTCGCGACTCGACCCATGATTCGATCCACCGCGGCGGCGAGATATCATCGTCGAGAAATCGGAAGGTTGGCGCCGGTCCGAGTAGGGGAAACTGATCGGACCGTCCACCCGCGGTCAGGGCGAGTGATGCACCGGCCGGCTGAACGAGTATGGCCGCCGCCACGAAGCAGGGTGACTCGGTGTCATCGGCACCTCGACACCACGACCAAAACGTGACCCGTCGAGGCGTCCCGTCGAATGGGCGCCCCGCTTCGGCCCGGATGGGATACGGGTCCGCCTGCCAGGCCAGTTCGCGCCACCGCCACCGGGCGAGCATGATCTGGCCATCGCGTTGAGTCACTCGGGCCAACTGCTCGCGCGACGTGGACACGGCGCTGACCATGGCGGTCGCGAGCAATGACACGGTCGCCGTCATGGCAACCGCGATGATCACCTCCAGAAGAGTAAAGCCGCTTCGCTTCCCACTCACGGCGCGCTCTCCGTGCGGAGGACGGCGCTCTGCAGCAACGTCCGTCGGCCAAGCGAGTCGGTCAGCGTCAGGGCGTACAGCGTCGGACTCGCGCGTTGAATCGTGAGCCGCCACGGGCCCTGGGTGCGCGAACCGAGCCGCATGTCCAGCTCTTCGCGCGACCACAGCATGGCGGCGTCCATCAGTGCTGCGGCGGCGACTAGCTCGCGCTCCGCGCGGGCCCCCTGATCCACGTTGCGCTCGGCATCGACCAGTGCGGTGACAAAGGAGAGGCCGACGAGTCCGATGAGCGCGAGGGCGACCATGGCTTCCAGCAGGACGATCCCGGGACGACGAGCCGCAGCAGCGCGGTTCGATGTGCGTCGCCTTACCATGGCATCGAGTCTCGAATCAGGAGTCCATCCGGATAGCAGCTCTCGCGATGTATGGTGCGTTCCGTCCGCCACTCGCGGCGCGCCATGCGCTTCGCGACCGCCGCCGTGGCGCAGAGTGTCTGAGCCGATTCGCCGCGGTCGAGGTGAGGATCGTTGTTCCGACGAAACGCCGGCGTACTGAGGAGTGCGAGCGCCGCCAGCAGGGTCAGTACGACCAGCAGCTCCAAGGTCGAGAATCCGATTCTCATACGCCCGCGGGTCGTACGGAGTACACGGTCTGCAGCAAGACCATGGCAACCGCTGCGACGAATACGGCGATCGCGACGACAAGCGCGGGTTCGATGATGCGCACCAGCGCGCGCGTGCGAGCACTGGCGTCGGTATAGGCGACATCGGCGACGTGGTGCAGCGCCGATGCGAACGCGCTGGAGGCTTCACCGACGCGCAGCAGTGCCTCGTACCCGGGAGCCACCACCACGCGAGCGGCGAGCGCGTGACTGATTCGGGCCCCGTTCAGCACATCCTCGCGGGCAGCGGCCGCTCGCCACTCCAGCTCTGGATTTCCGAGCGTGGGACTGGCAATGGCCATGGCGGTCGCGGCGGGTGTCTTGAGCTCGAGCAGCGCCGCAATGACCGTGCAGTATCGCGCCGTCGCCAGTCGATGCACGATCCCTCCGAGCCCCGGTATCGCCAGGAGACCCTTCGCCAATTGTCGCTGACGTTCGGGTGATGCGCGATACACGTAGAGTAGGCAGCCTATCGTAGCGGCCAGAAAAAGCAGCGCAGCAATCGAAACGTTGACGTGATCCATGCTCGACAGAAGGAGCGCCGCGACGAGTGGCAGGTCCTGTCCGAGACCGCTGAGGACCTCACGGAACCGCGGGAGCACGACAAAGACAATGAGCGCAACGCACGACACCGCCGCGACCAACAGCAGTATCGGATACGCGAGGCTCTGCTGAATCGCCTCCCGTTGCTGTTGCACCCGTTCGGCCTCTTGCGCCGCGCGCTCAAACGCGAGCGGGAGACCGATACCACGCTCACCGGCGCGCAGCAGCGCCAGCACGAATGTCGGGACATTCGGCGTCGACGCCGCGAGAGCATCCGAAACAGGAACGCCCTGTTCGGCAAGCTGCCGCATACGCGCAGCGACGGGGCGCCACGCGGGCGGAGCCAGTTCCGGGAAGACCTGTAGTACACGACCCGTAGGCA harbors:
- a CDS encoding type II secretion system GspH family protein produces the protein MSGKRSGFTLLEVIIAVAMTATVSLLATAMVSAVSTSREQLARVTQRDGQIMLARWRWRELAWQADPYPIRAEAGRPFDGTPRRVTFWSWCRGADDTESPCFVAAAILVQPAGASLALTAGGRSDQFPLLGPAPTFRFLDDDISPPRWIESWVESRRYPRGIAIVSAAETTVVRMRETAR
- a CDS encoding general secretion pathway protein GspK, which gives rise to MIAVAARQLAASALSQSANRQFLVRAQFQAEGCAAALISATQARLGAAATTDQQDAVWATLADSIPPVTTSPCLHSIRPLGDQVDVNGADTMALRSALIDMAGSDADRLYDLLMDWRDRDGDVRPGGRERPGYQSLGLWGPADGRIASLEQLLDIPEFAPYRRLLPAYVGVDDAPLWTGRTSAVLSQRTVALSHQERLPVGWEVVFAIPAPVGALCAAVRFRVVRDGAHVVVARRLVRTVEQHRKATEQEIPCG
- a CDS encoding type II secretion system F family protein; its protein translation is MTSGELAGGLRLLAQLCRSGMPTGRVLQVFPELAPPAWRPVAARMRQLAEQGVPVSDALAASTPNVPTFVLALLRAGERGIGLPLAFERAAQEAERVQQQREAIQQSLAYPILLLVAAVSCVALIVFVVLPRFREVLSGLGQDLPLVAALLLSSMDHVNVSIAALLFLAATIGCLLYVYRASPERQRQLAKGLLAIPGLGGIVHRLATARYCTVIAALLELKTPAATAMAIASPTLGNPELEWRAAAAREDVLNGARISHALAARVVVAPGYEALLRVGEASSAFASALHHVADVAYTDASARTRALVRIIEPALVVAIAVFVAAVAMVLLQTVYSVRPAGV